Proteins from one Triticum aestivum cultivar Chinese Spring chromosome 7A, IWGSC CS RefSeq v2.1, whole genome shotgun sequence genomic window:
- the LOC123149093 gene encoding patatin-like protein 3: MATPAIALLDQTLPFGVGVGGGGGGGSDRLSKEIFSILESNFLFGAQALEPAGACSAGRVRVLSIDGGADGGALAAAALVRLERRLQELSGNPEARVADYFDVAAGSGAGGFLAAALFARRMPAEAARDVVAKNRKVFSGRHGRGGLFSRPEAVFRKVFGDLTVRDAAKPLLIPCYDMATAAPFVFSRADAVEAEAFDFPLWQVCAAACGVGPAEVASLDGRTRLRAAAAAGGTGAGVANPTAVAVTHVLHNKREFPFAAGAGDLVVLSLGGNAAAGSGARASSSSLLRIAGACQADMVDQAVSMAFGESRATNYIRIQGNGITAGATAEAAMAERGVESVLFRGKKLMPQTNGERLDGVAEQLVREQHRRMDSKTPVVLIKPSATPRTSSSSASTLITVSTNSSSESP, translated from the exons ATGGCGACTCCCGCGATCGCGCTGCTTGATCAGACCCTGCcgttcggcgtcggcgtcggcggcggcggcggcggcggctcggaccgGCTCAGCAAGGAGATCTTCTCCATCCTGGAGTCCAACTTCCTGTTCGGCGCGCAGGCGCTGGAGCCGGCCGGGGCGTGCTCCGCGGGCCGCGTGCGCGTGCTCTCCATCGAcggcggcgcggacggcggcgCGCTCGCCGCGGCCGCGCTGGTCAGGCTCGAGCGCCGGCTGCAGGAGCTGTCGGGCAACCCCGAGGCGCGCGTCGCCGACTACTTCGACGTGGCGGCCGGGTCCGGCGCCGGCGGGTTCCTCGCGGCCGCGCTGTTCGCGCGCCGGATgccggcggaggcggcgcgcgACGTCGTGGCCAAGAACCGCAAGGTCTTCTCCGGGCGCCACGGGCGCGGCGGCCTGTTCTCCCGGCCCGAGGCCGTGTTCAGGAAGGTGTTCGGCGACCTCACCGTGCGCGACGCCGCCAAGCCGCTGCTGATCCCCTGCTACGACATGGCCACGGCCGCGCCGTTCGTCTTCTCCCGCGCCGACGCCGTGGAGGCCGAGGCGTTCGACTTCCCGCTCTGGCAGGTCTGCGCGGCCGCGTGCGGCGTGGGGCCGGCCGAGGTGGCGTCCCTCGACGGGCGCACCAGGCtgcgcgccgccgcggccgccggcgGGACCGGCGCCGGCGTGGCGAACCCGACCGCCGTGGCCGTCACCCACGTGCTCCACAACAAGCGCGAGTTCCCcttcgccgccggcgccggcgacctCGTCGTGCTGTCCCTCGGCGGGAACGCCGCCGCCGGGTCGGGCGCCCGCGCGTCGTCCTCCAGCCTCCTGCGCATCGCCGGCGCGTGCCAGGCCGACATG GTGGACCAAGCCGTATCAATGGCGTTCGGAGAGAGCAGAGCAACCAACTACATCCGCATCCAG GGCAACGGCATTACCGCCggagcgacggcggaggcggccaTGGCGGAGCGGGGGGTGGAGTCGGTCCTGTTCCGGGGCAAGAAGCTGATGCCGCAGACCAACGGCGAGCGGCTGGACGGCGTGGCGGAGCAGCTGGTGCGGGAGCAGCACCGGAGGATGGACAGCAAGACGCCCGTGGTGCTCATCAAGCCGTCGGCGACGCCCAGGACGTCGTCCTCCTCGGCGTCCACGCTCATCACCGTGTCCACCAACTCCTCCTCGGAGTCGCCCtga